Proteins encoded by one window of Xenopus tropicalis strain Nigerian chromosome 6, UCB_Xtro_10.0, whole genome shotgun sequence:
- the tubz1 gene encoding tubulin delta chain isoform X1 — protein sequence MSLIWLQVGQCGNQIGQEWWHLLCNNASDTDRYPYFSRDGMINAICVDSEPKVIRKLWKRVKKGSLRDSNLIVGRKGRGNNWAFGYSGDGTDTEKSLLARTMESFRHELERRDCYSGTVLLHSLCGGTGSGLGARLCEEIRDTYPAGHILSVAVAPHETGDTPLQHYNSLLCLSWLQRYSDGILLFQNDDIMHRVAALGEKKVPLVSGVEAPVSIAAMNSHIASCLAGLLYPTNTLRTRSAVSVGIEPWEIIRTLCPMTTLKFLHTAQICRRGTPFWDRVTLSLTKNIPRTSPDGRLHHSTSLLAVSRASQDKPFLLSQDSVLMKLKQSYRCVPWNPFPIDYWTGSQNILDPSQQSHSLTVCANHSSAADLMSRVIQRAQSMYEARAYLHWYQRYGCEEEDFQGAFHTLHSVVEEYNKLGES from the exons ATGTCGCTGATTTGGCTTCAGGTGGGCCAGTGTGGTAACCAGATTGGGCAGGAATGGTGGCACCTTCTGTGTAACAATGCATCGGACACTGACAG GTATCCATATTTCTCTCGGGATGGGATGATAAATGCCATCTGTGTTGACAGTGAGCCCAAGGTCATTAGAAAACTATGGAAACGAGTGAAAAAAGG GAGCTTGAGAGACTCTAACCTGATTGTGGGGagaaaaggaagaggaaacaaCTGGGCATTTG GTTACAGCGGGGATGGTACAGACACAGAGAAGAGTCTCCTAGCAAGAACGATGGAGAGTTTCCGGCACGAGCTGGAGCGCCGAGACTGTTACAGTGGCACGGTCCTGCTGCACAGCCTGTGTGGGGGAACCGGATCTG GTCTGGGAGCCCGACTGTGTGAAGAAATTAGAGACACGTATCCAGCAGGTCACATATTGTCAGTGGCTGTGGCCCCCCATGAGACTGGTGATACCCCACTTCAGCATTACAACTCCCTGCTCTGCTTGTCTTGGTTACAAAG ATATTCTGATGGGATCCTCCTCTTCCAGAATGATGATATCATGCACAGAGTAGCAGCTCTTGGGGAGAAAAAGGTGCCCCTTGTGTCTGGTGTGGAGGCTCCGGTGTCAATTGCTGCTATGAACAGTCACATTGCTTCCTGCCTGGCTGGACTCCTGTACCCCACAAACACACTCAGAACCAGAAG TGCAGTGAGTGTTGGCATTGAACCCTGGGAGATCATCAGGACGCTGTGCCCAATGACCACCTTGAAATTCCTTCACACAGCCCAGATTTGCAGGAG GGGAACTCCATTTTGGGACAGAGTGACCCTGTCTCTAACAAAGAATATTCCTCGCACCTCTCCAGATGGCCGTTTG CACCACAGCACATCGCTCCTTGCTGTGTCTCGTGCCTCCCAGGACAAACCATTCCTCCTCTCTCAGGATTCGGTACTTATGAAGCTCAAACAGTCCTACCGGTGTGTTCCCTGGAACCCATTCCCCATTGACTACTGGACAG ggtCACAAAACATTTTGGACCCTTCCCAGCAGAGCCACTCACTGACCGTGTGTGCCAACCATTCCAGCGCTGCAGACCTGATGAGCAGGGTGATCCAAAGAGCTCAGAGCATGTATGAAGCACGTGCCTATCTGCACTGGTACCAGCGGTACGGCTGCGAGGAGGAGGATTTCCAAGGAGCCTTTCACACATTACATTCCGTAGTGGAGGAATACAACAAACTGGGGGAGTCGTGA
- the tubz1 gene encoding tubulin delta chain isoform X2: MSLIWLQVGQCGNQIGQEWWHLLCNNASDTDRSLRDSNLIVGRKGRGNNWAFGYSGDGTDTEKSLLARTMESFRHELERRDCYSGTVLLHSLCGGTGSGLGARLCEEIRDTYPAGHILSVAVAPHETGDTPLQHYNSLLCLSWLQRYSDGILLFQNDDIMHRVAALGEKKVPLVSGVEAPVSIAAMNSHIASCLAGLLYPTNTLRTRSAVSVGIEPWEIIRTLCPMTTLKFLHTAQICRRGTPFWDRVTLSLTKNIPRTSPDGRLHHSTSLLAVSRASQDKPFLLSQDSVLMKLKQSYRCVPWNPFPIDYWTGSQNILDPSQQSHSLTVCANHSSAADLMSRVIQRAQSMYEARAYLHWYQRYGCEEEDFQGAFHTLHSVVEEYNKLGES, encoded by the exons ATGTCGCTGATTTGGCTTCAGGTGGGCCAGTGTGGTAACCAGATTGGGCAGGAATGGTGGCACCTTCTGTGTAACAATGCATCGGACACTGACAG GAGCTTGAGAGACTCTAACCTGATTGTGGGGagaaaaggaagaggaaacaaCTGGGCATTTG GTTACAGCGGGGATGGTACAGACACAGAGAAGAGTCTCCTAGCAAGAACGATGGAGAGTTTCCGGCACGAGCTGGAGCGCCGAGACTGTTACAGTGGCACGGTCCTGCTGCACAGCCTGTGTGGGGGAACCGGATCTG GTCTGGGAGCCCGACTGTGTGAAGAAATTAGAGACACGTATCCAGCAGGTCACATATTGTCAGTGGCTGTGGCCCCCCATGAGACTGGTGATACCCCACTTCAGCATTACAACTCCCTGCTCTGCTTGTCTTGGTTACAAAG ATATTCTGATGGGATCCTCCTCTTCCAGAATGATGATATCATGCACAGAGTAGCAGCTCTTGGGGAGAAAAAGGTGCCCCTTGTGTCTGGTGTGGAGGCTCCGGTGTCAATTGCTGCTATGAACAGTCACATTGCTTCCTGCCTGGCTGGACTCCTGTACCCCACAAACACACTCAGAACCAGAAG TGCAGTGAGTGTTGGCATTGAACCCTGGGAGATCATCAGGACGCTGTGCCCAATGACCACCTTGAAATTCCTTCACACAGCCCAGATTTGCAGGAG GGGAACTCCATTTTGGGACAGAGTGACCCTGTCTCTAACAAAGAATATTCCTCGCACCTCTCCAGATGGCCGTTTG CACCACAGCACATCGCTCCTTGCTGTGTCTCGTGCCTCCCAGGACAAACCATTCCTCCTCTCTCAGGATTCGGTACTTATGAAGCTCAAACAGTCCTACCGGTGTGTTCCCTGGAACCCATTCCCCATTGACTACTGGACAG ggtCACAAAACATTTTGGACCCTTCCCAGCAGAGCCACTCACTGACCGTGTGTGCCAACCATTCCAGCGCTGCAGACCTGATGAGCAGGGTGATCCAAAGAGCTCAGAGCATGTATGAAGCACGTGCCTATCTGCACTGGTACCAGCGGTACGGCTGCGAGGAGGAGGATTTCCAAGGAGCCTTTCACACATTACATTCCGTAGTGGAGGAATACAACAAACTGGGGGAGTCGTGA
- the tubz1 gene encoding tubulin delta chain isoform X3 has protein sequence MSLIWLQVGQCGNQIGQEWWHLLCNNASDTDRYPYFSRDGMINAICVDSEPKVIRKLWKRVKKGSLRDSNLIVGRKGRGNNWAFGYSGDGTDTEKSLLARTMESFRHELERRDCYSGTVLLHSLCGGTGSGLGARLCEEIRDTYPAGHILSVAVAPHETGDTPLQHYNSLLCLSWLQRYSDGILLFQNDDIMHRVAALGEKKVPLVSGVEAPVSIAAMNSHIASCLAGLLYPTNTLRTRSAVSVGIEPWEIIRTLCPMTTLKFLHTAQICRRGTPFWDRVTLSLTKNIPRTSPDGRLHHSTSLLAVSRASQDKPFLLSQDSVLMKLKQSYRCVPWNPFPIDYWTEPLTDRVCQPFQRCRPDEQGDPKSSEHV, from the exons ATGTCGCTGATTTGGCTTCAGGTGGGCCAGTGTGGTAACCAGATTGGGCAGGAATGGTGGCACCTTCTGTGTAACAATGCATCGGACACTGACAG GTATCCATATTTCTCTCGGGATGGGATGATAAATGCCATCTGTGTTGACAGTGAGCCCAAGGTCATTAGAAAACTATGGAAACGAGTGAAAAAAGG GAGCTTGAGAGACTCTAACCTGATTGTGGGGagaaaaggaagaggaaacaaCTGGGCATTTG GTTACAGCGGGGATGGTACAGACACAGAGAAGAGTCTCCTAGCAAGAACGATGGAGAGTTTCCGGCACGAGCTGGAGCGCCGAGACTGTTACAGTGGCACGGTCCTGCTGCACAGCCTGTGTGGGGGAACCGGATCTG GTCTGGGAGCCCGACTGTGTGAAGAAATTAGAGACACGTATCCAGCAGGTCACATATTGTCAGTGGCTGTGGCCCCCCATGAGACTGGTGATACCCCACTTCAGCATTACAACTCCCTGCTCTGCTTGTCTTGGTTACAAAG ATATTCTGATGGGATCCTCCTCTTCCAGAATGATGATATCATGCACAGAGTAGCAGCTCTTGGGGAGAAAAAGGTGCCCCTTGTGTCTGGTGTGGAGGCTCCGGTGTCAATTGCTGCTATGAACAGTCACATTGCTTCCTGCCTGGCTGGACTCCTGTACCCCACAAACACACTCAGAACCAGAAG TGCAGTGAGTGTTGGCATTGAACCCTGGGAGATCATCAGGACGCTGTGCCCAATGACCACCTTGAAATTCCTTCACACAGCCCAGATTTGCAGGAG GGGAACTCCATTTTGGGACAGAGTGACCCTGTCTCTAACAAAGAATATTCCTCGCACCTCTCCAGATGGCCGTTTG CACCACAGCACATCGCTCCTTGCTGTGTCTCGTGCCTCCCAGGACAAACCATTCCTCCTCTCTCAGGATTCGGTACTTATGAAGCTCAAACAGTCCTACCGGTGTGTTCCCTGGAACCCATTCCCCATTGACTACTGGACAG AGCCACTCACTGACCGTGTGTGCCAACCATTCCAGCGCTGCAGACCTGATGAGCAGGGTGATCCAAAGAGCTCAGAGCATGTATGA
- the LOC101731222 gene encoding uncharacterized protein LOC101731222 has product MGINCRDTPICTETGLPCRSEHLVMGAAWITLLLASLAMARNSGASQLDENRIVPLYSVLRRAIDLYNTEQANEWAFKLLYTIPSSSRVIQFIIKETNCLRSERNRVNECPIKDGGLERHCSMELSEDQDIVTVPTCGPGNEKLSSFEMSGHGSGSGSGSERDGTERKPVIAVRRRPCRRPGACSVIGLGKQIHLV; this is encoded by the exons ATGGGTATAAACTGCAGGGACACTCCCATATGTACAGAGACAGGTTTGCCGTGCAGATCTGAGCACCTCGTGATGGGGGCCGCCTGGATAACCCTGCTGCTTGCCAGCCTGGCCATGGCACGGAACTCTGGGGCTTCCCAGCTGGATGAGAACCGGATTGTCCCACTCTACTCAGTCCTCCGCAGAGCTATTGACCTGTATAACACAGAGCAAGCCAATGAGTGGGCATTTAAACTCCTCTATACCATCCCCAGTTCCAGTAGG GTCATCCAATTTATCATCAAAGAAACCAACTGTTTGAGATCAGAAAGGAACAGAGTGAACGAATGTCCCATTAAAGATGGAGGG CTGGAGAGACACTGCTCTATGGAGTTGTCTGAAGATCAAGACATTGTTACTGTCCCAACCTGTGGCCCTGGGAATGAGAAG CTTTCCAGCTTTGAGATGTCAGGACACGGAAGTGGCAGCGGCAGCGGCAGCGAGAGGGACGGCACAGAGAGAAAACCAGTAATTGCTGTAAGAAGAAGACCGTGTCGGAGACCCGGAGCATGCTCAGTAATAGGATTGGGAAAACAGATCCATCTGGTTTAA
- the tubz1 gene encoding tubulin delta chain isoform X4: protein MSLIWLQVGQCGNQIGQEWWHLLCNNASDTDRYPYFSRDGMINAICVDSEPKVIRKLWKRVKKGSLRDSNLIVGRKGRGNNWAFGYSGDGTDTEKSLLARTMESFRHELERRDCYSGTVLLHSLCGGTGSGLGARLCEEIRDTYPAGHILSVAVAPHETGDTPLQHYNSLLCLSWLQRYSDGILLFQNDDIMHRVAALGEKKVPLVSGVEAPVSIAAMNSHIASCLAGLLYPTNTLRTRSAVSVGIEPWEIIRTLCPMTTLKFLHTAQICRRGTPFWDRVTLSLTKNIPRTSPDGRLHHSTSLLAVSRASQDKPFLLSQDSVLMKLKQSYRCVPWNPFPIDYWTALQT from the exons ATGTCGCTGATTTGGCTTCAGGTGGGCCAGTGTGGTAACCAGATTGGGCAGGAATGGTGGCACCTTCTGTGTAACAATGCATCGGACACTGACAG GTATCCATATTTCTCTCGGGATGGGATGATAAATGCCATCTGTGTTGACAGTGAGCCCAAGGTCATTAGAAAACTATGGAAACGAGTGAAAAAAGG GAGCTTGAGAGACTCTAACCTGATTGTGGGGagaaaaggaagaggaaacaaCTGGGCATTTG GTTACAGCGGGGATGGTACAGACACAGAGAAGAGTCTCCTAGCAAGAACGATGGAGAGTTTCCGGCACGAGCTGGAGCGCCGAGACTGTTACAGTGGCACGGTCCTGCTGCACAGCCTGTGTGGGGGAACCGGATCTG GTCTGGGAGCCCGACTGTGTGAAGAAATTAGAGACACGTATCCAGCAGGTCACATATTGTCAGTGGCTGTGGCCCCCCATGAGACTGGTGATACCCCACTTCAGCATTACAACTCCCTGCTCTGCTTGTCTTGGTTACAAAG ATATTCTGATGGGATCCTCCTCTTCCAGAATGATGATATCATGCACAGAGTAGCAGCTCTTGGGGAGAAAAAGGTGCCCCTTGTGTCTGGTGTGGAGGCTCCGGTGTCAATTGCTGCTATGAACAGTCACATTGCTTCCTGCCTGGCTGGACTCCTGTACCCCACAAACACACTCAGAACCAGAAG TGCAGTGAGTGTTGGCATTGAACCCTGGGAGATCATCAGGACGCTGTGCCCAATGACCACCTTGAAATTCCTTCACACAGCCCAGATTTGCAGGAG GGGAACTCCATTTTGGGACAGAGTGACCCTGTCTCTAACAAAGAATATTCCTCGCACCTCTCCAGATGGCCGTTTG CACCACAGCACATCGCTCCTTGCTGTGTCTCGTGCCTCCCAGGACAAACCATTCCTCCTCTCTCAGGATTCGGTACTTATGAAGCTCAAACAGTCCTACCGGTGTGTTCCCTGGAACCCATTCCCCATTGACTACTGGACAG CGCTGCAGACCTGA